GAAACAGATTCTCTTATTGATTTTAATAAAAAGTTAAATGAAGCTAGTAGAAACCTAGATATTGAGTGGGTTGACCGTACAGATGGTCTTATCCTTCATTATACATCAGGATCGACTGGAAAGCCAAAGGGTGTGCTTCATGTTCACAATGCGATGATTCAACACTATCAAACAGCAAAATGGGTGCTAGATTTACAAGAAGAGGATGTGTATTGGTGTACAGCTGACCCAGGTTGGGTTACAGGTACTTCTTATGGAATCTTTGGACCATGGTTAACCGGTACTTCCAACGTTATTATAGGTGGGAGATTTAGCCCAGATGCCTGGTATAGCATGATTGAAGAATACGGTGTGACAGTTTGGTACAGCGCGCCTACGGCATTTAGAATGCTGATGGGGGCAGGAGATGAAGTGGTAAAACGCTTTGATTTAAGCAGTCTTCGCCACATCCTCAGCGTTGGTGAGCCATTAAACCCTGAAGTTGTAAGATGGGGAGCGAAGGTATTTGACTTACGTATTCATGACACTTGGTGGATGACTGAAACGGGTGCTCAACTGATTTGTAACTACCCTTGTATGGAAATTAAGCCTGGCTCAATGGGGAAACCAATTCCAGGTGTACAAGCTGCTATCGTTGATGACCAAGGTATTGAACTTCCTCCATTCCGCATGGGGAACTTGGCTATTAAAAAAGGCTGGCCTTCAATGATGAATACGATTTGGGGCAACCAAGAGAAATTTGAATCCTATTTTATGCCTGGTGATTGGTACGTTTCCGGGGACTCTGCTTATATGGATGACGAGGGATACTTCTGGTTCCAGGGACGTGTTGATGATGTGATTATGACAGCTGGTGAACGTGTTGGCCCGTTTGAGGTTGAAAGTAAGCTAGTAGAGCATCCAGCCGTTGCGGAAGCGGGTGTTATCGGCAAGCCTGATCCAATCAGAGGAGAAATCATTAAAGCATTTGTAGCGTTACGTGAAGGCTTCGAGGCTAGTGATGAATTGAAAGAGGATATTCGTCAATTTGTTAAAACAGGATTAGCTGCACATGCTGCACCACGTGAAATCGACTTCCGCGATAGCTTACCGAAAACAAGAAGTGGTAAAATCATGCGCCGCGTATTGAAGGCGTGGGAATTGAATCTACCAACTGGTGACCTATCTACAATGGAAGATTAATAGAGTGGACATAAACAAGGCAGGCTCCTTTGGGAGCCTGCCTTGTTTCAATGTTAAGTTCCTGGATTGTTCGCTTTATCTTCATTTCCTTCTTTTGGTTCAGAACCAATTTGAACGATATTGGATGGAGAAGATTCTTTTCAGGCAATATCGACTGCCGTCACATAATAGGAACCACTTCCAGCTGAATAGGTAAGAGAGGAGCCTGATTTTATGCTAGCAACTTTACCGCCAGATTCTTTATAGACTCGATATCCTACAATGTCATGATGTGGATGGCTTGACCATGTTATCGAGTTTCCAGATTGATGGACACTTAATGGTGTCGGTGTATTTCCATCATCAGACATTTTTGCACTTGGAACGAGTACTTTCGCCCAGCGGTCTTTTTTCGGTATTAATTGGCTGGCATTCGATGTGTTCCCCATAATCTTTGTCACATAATCAGGATTTAAAATCACACCGGATTGGGCAAATTCACTTGGAGTGGAATCAAGTGCTAAATATTTGTTGCCGTTAATTTCTACGAATTTCCCTTCAATTAAACTGTCATCCACCTTGGTTGGAGCATATTTAACATTGAACAGGTCTGTTTCAACTAATCCTGCTCTTGAACAGGCACCTGACGGTAATAAGCCTGATGCTGCACAAAATGATTTTCTTACAATCCCCTCTGGCATTTGGAACGATTCAGCCGGGTCGACTAAGTCAGGATTGATATCATACGCGGCATTCATTAAGTCAGCCCACAAGTAATTGGTTCTGATACTATAGCTTAAACCACCAGATTGTAATGATTTTGGTGTATCGTATCCAGTCCAGATCCCAAACGAAACATTTGGATTGGATGCAACAAACCATGAATCATAAAACTGGTTTCCTGTACCAGTTTTTCCAGCCCAGTCGGATTTGAATTTTAACCGGCCATTAATGGATGTGGCCGTCCCTCGCGTGATAACATCCCGCATCATATCTAATGTTAAATAGGCGGTCTGAGGGCTAAATACATCGACTGGTTTTACTTTGTGCTGGTAGATGATTTCTCCATCACGATCTGTTATTTTTTCAATCATATAGGCATCAATAAATTGTCCATTATTCGCAAATGTCCCAAAGGCATTTGTATTTTCTTCTACCGTTACCCCGTTTTCTAAGGAACCGATTGCGGTTGCGAGGTTTGTGTAATCTGGTTCAACTAAAGAAGTGAACCCCATCTTTTCTAAATACTTTGCGGGTCTCTGGTTAATGATATCTTTGTACAGCTTAACAGCTGGAACGTTATAGGATTTGGTCAAGGCGTATCGTGCTGATGTTAGACCACTATAGCGACGGTCATAGTTTTGTGGCCATGGACGATTAAGTCCCGGTGCAAGCTTTAATGCTACATCGGGTAAAATCGTACCGGGCTGGGCCGCTCCAAGCTCAAACGCCGGGCCATATACGAGCAATGGCTTCATTGTCGATCCGTTTTGGCGAACTGCGCTCGTAGCATGATTCAATTGTTCGCGTTCATAATTTCGACCACCGACAAAGCTGATAATTTTTCCTGTTTTGTTTTCAATCAGGATGGCACCTACTTCCACTGGTTCCATTACCGTGACCTTTTCACCTGTCTCTGGGTCTGTCGTTACTTGAGCTTTATCAGGACCAAAATGCGGGTAATTATCTTTTACCTGCTGCATAGCTTCATAAATTTCTTTGTTAATGGTTGTATGGATTTTGTATCCGTTCTGCCTAATATTTAGGTCGGCGATTTCTCGGTATTCAGCCATTAGTTCTTTATCGTTTTTGATATCTTGCTCTTCATATCCATCTTTTTTGGCTAAAATCCCCGCCAATATATCAATTGCACGTGTTTCGATTTCTGCTGTAAGCCAAGGATGGGCCTCCTGTGGTGATTGTGTAGGTGGGATAAAATCCTTTGTCACGTCATACGCTAACGCTTCGTTATATTGCTGGTCATTAATATAGCCACCATCATACATTCTTTTTAACACCGTCTTCATTCTTTCTAAGCCGGGTGTTAAATTATTCTTGACTGTCTTATTTTGGGTATAGGGAGTGTAGCCGAACGGACTTTGCGGAAGACCGGCAATGAATGCTGACTGTGGCAGATTTAATTGGCTTGCTTCGACTCCAAAAATCCCTTTCGCAGCAGCTTGTACTCCTGCAATATTGCGGCCAGAAGAGTTTCGGCCAAAGGTTGCAACATTTAAATAAGCTTCTAATATTTCTTTTTTATTGAAGAATTTTTCCAAGCGAAGGGCTAACAAGATTTCTTTCGCTTTTCGTTCGAAGGATACTTCATTAGTTAGAAGCTGGTTTTTTATTAACTGCTGTGTCAGCGTACTTCCACCTGTTTGAACAGAGGCGTTTGATACCTCTTGGAATAATGCACGGAAGATGGCCTTAGGAACAACACCGTTATGCTGATAAAAGTATTCATCTTCTGTAGCGACTACGGCATCTTGTAGATACTTTGAGACATGATCGAGCTTGACTTCCTCGCGATCAATGTCAGAGCGTAATTTGCCGAGATACACATCATTCGCATAATATAGTTCTGATGTTTCTTCGTAGTTATATATTTGTTTTTTCATGCTTGCATAGGAGCGGATTGGCTCGTCCTTTACAAGAGATGCAAAGTAGCCTCCGCCAACACCTAGCGCGAAAGTACCGCCAATAATGAGAACAATAATAAATAATAATGCAAGATTCCATATTACCTGATAGGTAATTCGAGCACCTTTTACTGTTTTTTGATTTGTAAAAAGCTGGACGAAAGACCTAAGCTTTTCTTTCCAATTTTGGTTATTGCTCATTGACATATCAAACCCCCTAAAATCACATACATTATAGCATATTGCAACAATGAAAATGACAAGCATCGCCAAATTTCCTGTAATTATCATGTTGAGTTGACAAGTTCATTCAAAATATGGTAAAAAAGCAATAATGAATTGAATATTTGCGTTGATGAGAATAAGTAGTCCTTCTATCCCTGTTTATCAGAAAGTCGGCGGAAGATGCGAGCCGATACAAATAGAAGAATGAATTACCTCTCTGAGCATTTGCTGTGAACTTGTCTTATGTAGCAGCAAACGGATGAACCGTTATTTTTTTAAGTGGAAAACCGAATGTGGTTTTTAATCTGGGTGGTACCGCGCTAAAAATAGCGTCCCTGCATATGCAGGGGCGTTTTTTGTTTTTTTTGGACTGTAAAACTAGTCTGTTGATTTCCGCTCCAGGTGCTCCCTTTCCGCGGGGAGTCCGGGAGCCTCCTCGGCGCTTAAGCGCCTGTGGGGTCTCCCGTGACACCTTCTCCCGCAGGAGTCTCGCACCTTCCGCTCCAATCAACAAAATAGCAGAATCAACAGTTAGCATTATCACAGTTCAATTTTAATTAAGTAATTTTAAAGGAGGCTAAAACATGAATGAATTATTAAAAGACCTGACTTGGAGAGGGATTGTATATCAGCAAACCGATGAAGAGGGCATTGAGAAGACATTAAGCAATGAAAAAATATCCTTATATTGCGGGGTTGACCCAACTGCTGACAGCATGCATATTGGCCATTTACTGCCATTTTTAACATTGCGTCGCTTCCAGCTATCTGGACATCGTCCGATTGTTCTTGTCGGAGGTGCGACTGGGTTAATCGGAGACCCGAGCGGAAAGAAAGAAGAGCGGAAATTACAAACGCTTGAAACGGTTCAATCTAATGTAAGCTGTCTGCAAAAGCAATTACAGCAAATATTTGATTTCGAAGGTGAAAATGGGGCAATCATGGTTAATAACTATGATTGGGCTGGCTCAATGGATATCGTTACGTTTTTACGTGACTTTGGAAAGCATGTTGGAATCAATTACATGCTAGCGAAGGATACGATTTCATCACGCTTAGATACAGGAATTTCTTTTACAGAATTTACGTATACGATTTTACAAGCAATGGACTTCTTCCATCTTTATGAGAACCATCAATGCCGTATGCAAATTGGTGGAAGTGACCAATGGGGCAACATCACTACAGGCTTGGAATTAATTCGAAAAATGAAACCAGAGGGTGCTAAGCCAGCATTTGGATTAACGATTCCGCTTGTAACAAAGGCAGATGGTACGAAGTTTGGTAAAACGGAAAGCGGTGCAATTTGGCTTGATCCTGAAAAGACATCCCCTTATGAATTTTACCAATTTTGGATTAACACAGCCGATGCCGATGTTGTGAAATATTTAAAATTCTTTACGTTCCTAACAAAGGAAGAAATCGAAGCGTTAGAGGTTTCTGTTCAAGCGGAACCACATCTTCGCAAGGCACAAAAAGCATTAGCAGAAGCGATGACACGAATGATTCATGGTCAGGATTCATTAGACCAGGCGATTCGCATTTCCGAAGCACTCTTCAGTGGGAATGTTAAAACGTTAACTGCAGCAGAAATTAAGCAAGGGTTTAAGGATGTACCGTCCTTTGATGCTTCGGCTGAAGAACTGGGACTTGTTGATCTGCTTGTTAACGCCAAAATTTCTCCGTCAAAACGTCAAGCGCGTGAGGATATTACAAATGGAGCAGTTTCCATCAATGGAGAGCGAGTGACAGATCCTGCCTATGTTCTTTCTGTTAAGGATCGAATTGAAAATCAATTTACCATTGTACGGCGCGGGAAGAAGAAGTATACGTTAATTAAATACTAAAGGTATCTTGAACAGTCGTGTGACCCTACAATTTCTGCGCTCCCAATACAATAACTAATAGGATTAAGCCGATTCGGGCGATCCGATCTTCAGTAGTTATTTTAAGAAGTAGAACAAGGACGATAGCGATGATTGGTTCATCTTCAAGCATCAAAATTACGATAATGTCTAAGATGGGTAACACATAATTAATAATTTCTATATCCATCTTTTGTTCGTTCGAATCCATCGAAACACTTACTTTCCTTAGATAACATATTTAGGAAAAAGGGAAATGTGAGTGATTTAGAAATGTAAATTAGGTGTGCGACTTTTATGCGGTACTTTAACCTCAATTTATTTGAGGTTAAAGTACCGCATTTTTTCTATTCTGGCTCTTTTATTATTCATTGTTGATTTTCGAGTAGGTATGAGAAATATAAGCGGAGAAATTCCGTCTAATGTATATAGAGGATGCTTAAGGAACAAAATAAGGGGAGATATTTCCGTTAACTGCTCTAAATAAGACAAAATCCAAAGATTTGGATCATATAAACGGAAAAATTCCCCTTATTTTAAAGGAAATACAGGTGTTTCCTAAAATAAACGGAATTTCTCCTTTTATTTTTTAAATACAATGAAATCACCGTTCAGTTATAATTGCGCCAAAAATAAAAAAGCCCTAGAACGAATTCTAGGGCTTTTGCAGTTGCTATTTACGAAGTAATTATTAACGAGAGTAGAACTCAACGATAAGAGCTTCGTTAATTTCAGCTGGTAATTCAGAACGCTCTGGTAAACGAGTGAAAGTACCTTCTAATTTGTCTGCATCGAAAGTTAAGAAATCAGGAACGAAGTTGTTTACTTCGATTGCTTCTTTCACAACATCAAGATTACGAGACTTTTCACGAAGAGTGATAGTTTGACCAGGTGCTACGCGGTATGATGGAATATCAACACGAGCTCCATTAACCATAACGTGACCGTGGTTAACTAATTGGCGAGCTGCACGACGAGTACGAGCTAAGCCTAAACGATAAACAACGTTATCTAAACGTGATTCTAAAAGAACCATGAAGTTTTCACCGTGTTTACCTTGCATTTTGCCAGCTTTGTCGAAAAGGTTACGGAATTGACGCTCATTTACTCCATACATATGACGAAGCTTTTGTTTTTCTTGTAATTGCAATCCGTACTCGGAAAGCTTTTTACGTTGGTTAGGACCATGTGGACCTGGAGCGTAAGGACGCTTTTCTAATTCTTTTCCTGTGCCGCTTAAAGAAATTCCAAGACGACGGGATAATTTCCAGCTTGGGCCGGTATAACGAGCCATAATTGACTCCTCCTTGTGTGTTTTTATTTTGTAAAATAAAAACAGTTATGACGCAACGATTATGCTCATTTTGTTTTCATGTACCTTCGCCCTCGCAGCAGAGGGTTACGCAATACCCCATCATAATGGTTGTTTGTACAACCGATGGAACAAAATGATAACAAAAAAGTGCACATATAGGCTGCGATATTTTACACAAGGAGTATTATATAATTATTTTTAGGTTAAAGTCAATTATTATTATGATGATTTATGAATATTTAATAATTGGTTCAAATCTCTTATCAGGAGATTATGATATAATAATATAATAACTTTGATACGGAATTATACTAAAGTTACTTAATTGATAATTATGAATTTATTTATAAAATGGATTTCCCTTAACACCAAACTTGGGTACAAGGTGATGCTGAATGGAAAAAAAACATGATGAATTATTATCCATGTTAAAAAGTTGTTTTTTAGATATTTTAAACGAAGAATATAATTTGTTACATTTTGATCATGTTCTTGAAAAAATGTGCAAGCTAATTTCAAGTAAAATAATGGCAAAGAGAGTTGTCTTTTACTATTGCTCGGAATGGAAGGATCAATTAATTCTAGACGGTATTAATTTTGAGGATTCAGCTTTTATACAACAATATTCATTCAAGACTGAACCTAATGCTTTTGCTGATAAGCTTAACATGGAAGTAGAAGAATTCGTTGTTCAGGATGGACTTAGAGACTTAGGTTTATTAAAAATAATTGACCCTAATAAACAATTATGTAGCATCTACTTCATAGAAAAAATAGGACAGGTATGTGGCGATTTTTTAAGGATGGTTCAAAATCTGTCGAAAATGGCAGTAAGGGAGAAAAAATACCGACTTTTATTTGGTGTCACAGAGGAATTTCACTCCTCAATCGATATGGATGAAGTTTTAGAAGATATTATTGAAGTCATTCAAGAAGTTTATCCTGGATTTCACTATTCTCTATATCTTTCCCAAGATAATCATACAAATAGTAATCTTCCAATCAGGGGGTTGCAGTATAATAGTGAAAACGTTGTAGCAATGGAGGCCTATGTAACAGGAACTGTGAAAATAGA
The DNA window shown above is from Bacillus sp. T3 and carries:
- the acsA gene encoding acetate--CoA ligase, producing MKLEALSAVKGNFNLQNYDEMYKQFDWMEAEKSFTWSETGKVNMAFEAIDRHAVSFRKNKVALYYRDGARKEKYTFKEMKDLSNKAGNVLKAYGDVVKGDRVFIFMPRSPELYFAVLGAIKLGAVVGPLFEAFMEGAVRDRLEDSGAKVLVTTPELLKRVPVSELPELKHIFLVGENIQETDSLIDFNKKLNEASRNLDIEWVDRTDGLILHYTSGSTGKPKGVLHVHNAMIQHYQTAKWVLDLQEEDVYWCTADPGWVTGTSYGIFGPWLTGTSNVIIGGRFSPDAWYSMIEEYGVTVWYSAPTAFRMLMGAGDEVVKRFDLSSLRHILSVGEPLNPEVVRWGAKVFDLRIHDTWWMTETGAQLICNYPCMEIKPGSMGKPIPGVQAAIVDDQGIELPPFRMGNLAIKKGWPSMMNTIWGNQEKFESYFMPGDWYVSGDSAYMDDEGYFWFQGRVDDVIMTAGERVGPFEVESKLVEHPAVAEAGVIGKPDPIRGEIIKAFVALREGFEASDELKEDIRQFVKTGLAAHAAPREIDFRDSLPKTRSGKIMRRVLKAWELNLPTGDLSTMED
- a CDS encoding transglycosylase domain-containing protein, coding for MSNNQNWKEKLRSFVQLFTNQKTVKGARITYQVIWNLALLFIIVLIIGGTFALGVGGGYFASLVKDEPIRSYASMKKQIYNYEETSELYYANDVYLGKLRSDIDREEVKLDHVSKYLQDAVVATEDEYFYQHNGVVPKAIFRALFQEVSNASVQTGGSTLTQQLIKNQLLTNEVSFERKAKEILLALRLEKFFNKKEILEAYLNVATFGRNSSGRNIAGVQAAAKGIFGVEASQLNLPQSAFIAGLPQSPFGYTPYTQNKTVKNNLTPGLERMKTVLKRMYDGGYINDQQYNEALAYDVTKDFIPPTQSPQEAHPWLTAEIETRAIDILAGILAKKDGYEEQDIKNDKELMAEYREIADLNIRQNGYKIHTTINKEIYEAMQQVKDNYPHFGPDKAQVTTDPETGEKVTVMEPVEVGAILIENKTGKIISFVGGRNYEREQLNHATSAVRQNGSTMKPLLVYGPAFELGAAQPGTILPDVALKLAPGLNRPWPQNYDRRYSGLTSARYALTKSYNVPAVKLYKDIINQRPAKYLEKMGFTSLVEPDYTNLATAIGSLENGVTVEENTNAFGTFANNGQFIDAYMIEKITDRDGEIIYQHKVKPVDVFSPQTAYLTLDMMRDVITRGTATSINGRLKFKSDWAGKTGTGNQFYDSWFVASNPNVSFGIWTGYDTPKSLQSGGLSYSIRTNYLWADLMNAAYDINPDLVDPAESFQMPEGIVRKSFCAASGLLPSGACSRAGLVETDLFNVKYAPTKVDDSLIEGKFVEINGNKYLALDSTPSEFAQSGVILNPDYVTKIMGNTSNASQLIPKKDRWAKVLVPSAKMSDDGNTPTPLSVHQSGNSITWSSHPHHDIVGYRVYKESGGKVASIKSGSSLTYSAGSGSYYVTAVDIA
- the tyrS gene encoding tyrosine--tRNA ligase — translated: MNELLKDLTWRGIVYQQTDEEGIEKTLSNEKISLYCGVDPTADSMHIGHLLPFLTLRRFQLSGHRPIVLVGGATGLIGDPSGKKEERKLQTLETVQSNVSCLQKQLQQIFDFEGENGAIMVNNYDWAGSMDIVTFLRDFGKHVGINYMLAKDTISSRLDTGISFTEFTYTILQAMDFFHLYENHQCRMQIGGSDQWGNITTGLELIRKMKPEGAKPAFGLTIPLVTKADGTKFGKTESGAIWLDPEKTSPYEFYQFWINTADADVVKYLKFFTFLTKEEIEALEVSVQAEPHLRKAQKALAEAMTRMIHGQDSLDQAIRISEALFSGNVKTLTAAEIKQGFKDVPSFDASAEELGLVDLLVNAKISPSKRQAREDITNGAVSINGERVTDPAYVLSVKDRIENQFTIVRRGKKKYTLIKY
- the rpsD gene encoding 30S ribosomal protein S4, whose translation is MARYTGPSWKLSRRLGISLSGTGKELEKRPYAPGPHGPNQRKKLSEYGLQLQEKQKLRHMYGVNERQFRNLFDKAGKMQGKHGENFMVLLESRLDNVVYRLGLARTRRAARQLVNHGHVMVNGARVDIPSYRVAPGQTITLREKSRNLDVVKEAIEVNNFVPDFLTFDADKLEGTFTRLPERSELPAEINEALIVEFYSR